From the Bacillus tuaregi genome, one window contains:
- a CDS encoding aspartyl-phosphate phosphatase Spo0E family protein has protein sequence MRMIYNQKIESMIELHRKVLIETGLKHGFNSVQTLTASQKLDELIVQYQKQNQ, from the coding sequence ATGAGAATGATATATAATCAAAAAATCGAATCAATGATTGAATTACATCGAAAAGTATTAATTGAAACAGGCTTAAAGCATGGATTCAATAGCGTCCAGACCCTTACTGCAAGTCAAAAGCTTGATGAATTAATTGTGCAATATCAAAAACAAAACCAATAG
- a CDS encoding 5' nucleotidase, NT5C type has protein sequence MNVCTLNTAKIRIIEGNTMKFGFDIDDTLINLREHAFHIYNKKLNTMASLEEFYALKRVEIHEPFGLSDEEGKEMWNRSLEDIYYTDCPAFPDAVETLNRLVMEGHEIYYITSRPKEHGERTKEWMKRQGFPIMDDRFYYGMQDDEKVGIIQSLQLDYYFDDKPAVLNTLSSDSLKVIVKDQSYNRDVQFPRLIHWNELQKIL, from the coding sequence ATGAATGTATGTACGTTAAATACAGCTAAAATAAGGATAATTGAGGGAAATACTATGAAATTTGGATTTGATATTGATGATACATTAATTAATTTACGTGAGCATGCCTTTCATATTTATAATAAAAAATTAAACACGATGGCTTCTTTAGAAGAATTTTACGCTTTAAAACGGGTGGAAATTCATGAACCTTTTGGTTTATCAGATGAAGAGGGGAAGGAGATGTGGAATCGTTCGTTAGAGGATATTTATTATACGGATTGTCCTGCATTTCCTGATGCAGTGGAAACCTTGAATAGATTAGTCATGGAAGGCCATGAAATCTACTATATAACATCAAGACCTAAAGAACATGGAGAACGAACAAAGGAATGGATGAAAAGGCAGGGATTTCCGATAATGGATGATCGGTTTTATTATGGTATGCAGGATGATGAGAAGGTCGGAATTATCCAAAGCTTACAGCTTGATTATTACTTCGACGATAAGCCTGCCGTATTAAATACACTTTCTTCCGATTCATTAAAGGTCATTGTAAAGGATCAATCGTATAATCGTGATGTTCAATTCCCTCGTCTCATCCACTGGAATGAGTTACAGAAGATATTATAG
- a CDS encoding DnaJ family domain-containing protein: MYYYFVEEKIKKAVDNGEFNDLPGIGKPLDDSDDLPGLSPELKMGYRMLKNAGYLSEQKDKRNPMITFEDLIHCATDGLEKGHYERRMKFDEMVDERKLRFNSKFREYANIIYQKLFK, encoded by the coding sequence ATGTATTATTACTTTGTTGAGGAAAAAATAAAAAAAGCAGTAGATAATGGCGAGTTTAATGACCTTCCAGGTATAGGAAAACCTTTAGACGATTCAGATGACCTACCGGGTTTATCACCTGAATTAAAAATGGGCTACCGAATGCTTAAAAATGCCGGCTATCTCTCAGAGCAGAAGGATAAAAGAAATCCAATGATCACGTTCGAGGATTTAATTCACTGTGCAACAGATGGACTTGAAAAAGGCCATTACGAAAGAAGAATGAAATTCGATGAAATGGTCGATGAGCGAAAACTGCGGTTCAATTCGAAATTTCGAGAATATGCTAATATTATTTATCAAAAGCTATTTAAATAG